A portion of the Actinomycetota bacterium genome contains these proteins:
- a CDS encoding tetratricopeptide repeat protein, with protein sequence MGIDRAERTAGAPPLRRDDPTPAPPKPDFPSDVEPDLPGGVLRELRRHSQDPDEVARALTLAVAAVDAGAPDRARPYLEWAKAAAPRAPSVRETLGVALYHAEDWSGALSELQTYRRLSGRSDQNHLIGDCLRGLGRSVGRVAEVVQELDPDRDGEDRYAEGMIVWASAVADHGDPGAGRAVIRRALDRLGQPTDPQEHHLRLWYVAADLAERDGDRDDAERWLRRVAAEDDDLYDVRQRLARLAG encoded by the coding sequence GTGGGCATCGACCGCGCCGAGCGGACCGCCGGTGCGCCGCCGCTGCGTCGCGACGACCCGACGCCAGCGCCACCCAAGCCCGACTTCCCCAGCGACGTCGAGCCCGACCTGCCCGGGGGCGTCCTGCGAGAGCTCCGGCGGCACAGCCAGGACCCCGACGAGGTCGCCAGGGCCCTGACCCTCGCGGTCGCTGCGGTCGATGCGGGCGCCCCGGACCGCGCGCGTCCCTACCTGGAGTGGGCGAAGGCTGCCGCGCCCCGCGCGCCGAGCGTCCGCGAGACCCTCGGGGTGGCGCTCTACCACGCCGAGGACTGGTCGGGCGCACTCAGCGAACTGCAGACCTACCGGCGGCTGTCGGGCCGCAGCGACCAGAACCACTTGATCGGCGACTGCTTGCGTGGGTTGGGCCGGTCCGTGGGTCGGGTGGCTGAGGTCGTGCAGGAACTCGATCCCGACCGCGACGGCGAGGACCGCTACGCCGAAGGGATGATCGTTTGGGCCAGCGCTGTAGCCGACCACGGCGACCCCGGCGCGGGCCGGGCGGTGATCCGCCGGGCGCTGGACCGTCTCGGCCAGCCCACGGATCCCCAGGAACACCACCTGCGCCTGTGGTACGTCGCCGCGGACCTCGCGGAGCGTGACGGCGACCGCGACGACGCGGAACGGTGGTTGCGGCGGGTCGCAGCCGAAGACGACGACCTCTACGACGTGCGACAGCGCCTCGCGCGGCTCGCTGGGTGA
- a CDS encoding HAD-IIA family hydrolase: MALLDRYDGLVVDLDGVVVRVEDPIPEAVAALSQIEQPTVFVTNNATRRPDHWVEVLERAGLAVDPDRILTSAMAAAWLVGGQPPPRVLVIGEEGLRAALTDAGIPLVDAPHHADAVVVGWDRQLTWERLRDATLAIAGGARFVGTNADLVYPADEGPWPGNGAALAYLRAATGVRPEIAGKPERPLFALAAERLSLGDGRILVVGDQLDTDVAAAQRMGWDAALVLTGVARWSDLVGAAATPTWVVRHLGELTGPEPATIRRAQPGDRPAIRALLEDAGWGLGGAAPRPDPILVAVAADDDIVGTIGWQRDGDTASLQGPVVAASQHGRETGSHLVAQALHELRGAGVQLTYLLARDGDASFEQLGFEPAEVDDVPHDVRADAGSHPAVRVRDLGSEAPRRSTLV, translated from the coding sequence ATGGCGCTCCTGGATCGCTACGACGGCCTAGTCGTCGACCTCGACGGCGTGGTGGTGCGCGTCGAGGACCCGATCCCGGAGGCCGTCGCGGCGCTGTCGCAGATCGAGCAGCCCACCGTGTTCGTGACCAACAACGCGACCCGCCGACCCGACCACTGGGTGGAAGTCCTGGAGCGCGCCGGCTTGGCGGTCGACCCGGACCGGATCCTGACGAGCGCGATGGCGGCTGCCTGGCTGGTGGGCGGCCAACCGCCGCCGCGCGTCCTGGTGATCGGCGAGGAGGGCTTACGCGCTGCCTTGACCGACGCCGGGATCCCGCTGGTCGACGCGCCCCACCACGCCGACGCGGTCGTCGTCGGGTGGGACCGCCAGCTGACCTGGGAGCGGCTGCGCGACGCGACCCTGGCGATCGCCGGCGGCGCCCGGTTCGTCGGGACCAACGCCGACCTCGTCTACCCCGCCGACGAGGGCCCCTGGCCGGGCAACGGCGCGGCGCTGGCGTACCTGCGTGCCGCCACCGGCGTTCGCCCCGAGATCGCCGGGAAGCCGGAACGGCCGCTGTTCGCGCTGGCGGCGGAGCGCCTGTCGCTCGGCGATGGACGCATCCTCGTGGTCGGCGACCAGCTCGACACCGACGTGGCCGCCGCCCAGCGGATGGGATGGGACGCAGCGCTGGTCCTGACCGGCGTCGCCCGCTGGTCGGACCTGGTCGGTGCTGCGGCGACCCCGACCTGGGTGGTGCGCCACCTGGGCGAGTTGACGGGGCCGGAGCCGGCCACGATCCGCAGAGCCCAGCCGGGCGACCGTCCCGCGATCCGCGCACTGCTCGAGGACGCCGGCTGGGGCCTCGGCGGGGCGGCGCCGCGACCGGATCCCATCCTCGTCGCGGTCGCAGCCGACGACGACATCGTCGGGACGATCGGATGGCAGCGAGACGGCGACACGGCCAGCCTGCAAGGCCCCGTCGTGGCTGCTTCCCAGCACGGCCGGGAGACCGGATCACACCTCGTCGCGCAGGCACTGCACGAGCTGCGCGGCGCCGGCGTGCAGCTGACGTACCTGCTGGCGCGTGACGGTGACGCCAGCTTCGAGCAGCTGGGGTTCGAGCCGGCCGAGGTCGACGACGTCCCCCACGATGTCCGCGCCGACGCCGGATCCCACCCGGCCGTGCGGGTGCGCGACCTCGGCAGCGAGGCTCCACGGCGGAGCACGCTCGTGTAG
- a CDS encoding succinylglutamate desuccinylase/aspartoacylase family protein produces MSESYTGDRLSIPVAVFHGAQTGPRMFVTAAVHGDELNGVAACRELIQSLDPQRLRGTILIAPLVNILGVQLHSRYLPDRRDLNRAFPGSPTGSLAARIARVVLDEIVVASDLGVDLHTAANRRTNVPQVRIDTADPQTLRLAEAFGAPYILSAATRPGSLREVAADRGVPVLTFEGGEALRFDTDAIQVATEGILRLLHHLQMTDAAPEPPHDPPVVMHDSRWIRAERGGILDLQVGPGDQVRVGQTLWATTDPFGHERSAVDSPDDGVVIGATTLPLVSPGDAVLHVGLVGERPPHEDDPSEEEDQVEDDHPA; encoded by the coding sequence GTGTCCGAGTCGTACACCGGCGACCGCCTGTCGATCCCCGTGGCCGTGTTTCACGGCGCGCAGACCGGTCCGCGGATGTTCGTCACGGCGGCCGTCCACGGCGACGAGCTCAACGGTGTCGCGGCGTGCCGTGAGCTGATCCAGAGTCTGGACCCCCAGCGCCTGCGTGGCACCATCCTGATCGCGCCGCTGGTCAACATCCTGGGTGTGCAGCTGCACAGCCGGTACCTGCCTGACCGCCGTGACCTCAACCGCGCCTTCCCGGGATCGCCGACCGGGTCGCTCGCGGCCCGCATCGCCCGGGTGGTCCTCGACGAGATCGTGGTCGCCAGCGACCTGGGTGTGGACCTGCACACCGCTGCCAACCGACGCACCAACGTGCCACAGGTCAGGATCGACACCGCCGATCCGCAAACGTTGCGACTCGCCGAGGCGTTCGGTGCGCCCTACATCCTGTCGGCCGCGACCCGTCCCGGGTCACTGCGTGAGGTCGCAGCAGACCGGGGTGTGCCCGTGCTGACGTTCGAGGGCGGCGAGGCGTTGCGCTTCGACACCGACGCGATCCAGGTCGCCACCGAGGGGATCCTGCGGCTGCTGCACCATCTGCAGATGACCGACGCGGCCCCCGAGCCGCCGCACGACCCGCCGGTCGTGATGCACGACTCGCGGTGGATCCGAGCCGAACGGGGCGGGATCCTGGATCTGCAGGTGGGACCCGGCGATCAGGTCCGGGTCGGTCAGACGCTGTGGGCGACGACCGACCCCTTCGGCCACGAACGATCGGCGGTGGACAGCCCCGACGATGGCGTGGTGATCGGTGCGACGACCTTACCGCTGGTCTCACCCGGCGACGCTGTCCTGCACGTCGGGCTGGTCGGCGAGCGTCCGCCCCACGAGGACGACCCCAGCGAGGAAGAGGACCAGGTGGAGGACGACCATCCCGCGTGA
- the rimK gene encoding 30S ribosomal protein S6--L-glutamate ligase encodes MKVAILSRNRRLYSTRRLASAARRLRHTVQVMDPLDITMMVSSRGTEAYLRGKPFPKVDAVIPRIGASITFYGAAVVRQLQMMGMYVVNPADAILNSRDKLRSLQILAQHGIPIPATGLARRTDLARSLLKLVDGPPAVVKLLEGTQGAGVIKVDSRSGFNSTVDAFHSVGQNILVQQYIAEAGGSDLRVIVVGNQVVAAMRRQAKGDEFRSNVHRGGSVEAVRPDASVRRTAVRAARTLGLGFAGVDLVESEAGPLVLEVNSSPGLEGIEKASGIDLGEVLMHHVEAETAKHHAGLKARRAAAKRRAAAAKARAAAGRAHDGPARRR; translated from the coding sequence GTGAAGGTCGCCATCCTCTCGCGCAACCGCCGGCTGTACTCGACGCGACGGCTGGCCAGCGCAGCACGGCGCCTGCGACACACCGTGCAGGTCATGGATCCACTGGACATCACCATGATGGTGTCGTCGCGCGGCACGGAGGCGTACCTGCGCGGCAAGCCGTTCCCGAAGGTGGATGCGGTGATCCCGCGCATCGGGGCGTCGATCACCTTCTACGGCGCCGCGGTTGTCCGTCAACTGCAGATGATGGGCATGTACGTCGTCAATCCGGCCGATGCGATCCTCAACTCCCGTGACAAGCTGCGCTCGCTGCAGATCCTCGCCCAGCACGGCATCCCGATCCCCGCAACCGGACTGGCCAGGCGGACCGACCTGGCCCGCTCGCTGTTGAAGCTCGTCGACGGGCCGCCCGCGGTGGTGAAGCTCCTCGAAGGCACGCAGGGCGCCGGGGTGATCAAGGTCGACAGCAGGTCGGGCTTCAACTCGACCGTCGACGCGTTCCACTCGGTCGGCCAGAACATCCTCGTGCAGCAGTACATCGCCGAGGCTGGGGGTTCGGACCTGCGCGTGATCGTCGTCGGCAACCAGGTGGTCGCCGCGATGCGCCGTCAGGCCAAGGGCGACGAGTTCCGCTCCAACGTGCACCGCGGCGGGAGCGTTGAGGCCGTGCGACCCGACGCCTCCGTGCGGCGCACGGCCGTCCGGGCGGCGCGGACGCTGGGGTTGGGGTTCGCGGGGGTGGACCTGGTCGAGTCGGAAGCCGGTCCGTTGGTGCTGGAGGTCAACTCTTCGCCGGGCCTGGAAGGAATCGAGAAGGCCAGCGGCATCGACCTGGGTGAGGTCCTCATGCACCACGTCGAGGCGGAGACCGCCAAGCACCACGCCGGCCTCAAGGCCCGGCGGGCCGCCGCCAAGCGCCGCGCCGCGGCGGCGAAGGCCCGGGCTGCGGCGGGGCGGGCTCACGACGGGCCCGCCCGCCGGCGGTGA
- a CDS encoding TlyA family RNA methyltransferase: MHRWRGRHAPTGTTRRNAVGTSRRRLDAELVRRGLVASRAEARAAIDAGRITVDGAPAWKPTTLVDPAQAVVVSGPPRRYVSRGGDKLEAALDGFGVDPAGRRCLDVGASTGGFTDCLLQRGAAHVVAVDVGYGQLHQRLRRDERVTVMERTNARDLTRDDIPAPSPDLVVADLSFISLTLVLPALRAVACEGAEAVVLVKPQFEAGRDQVGKGGVVRDPDVWARTIQRVARAATALGWAPAGVAPSPLTGPAGNVEFLLHLVPDLGTTDGLEERIDAAVRQATAR; encoded by the coding sequence ATGCACAGGTGGCGCGGTCGACACGCGCCAACGGGAACGACGCGACGTAACGCCGTGGGCACGTCACGGCGGCGCCTCGACGCCGAACTGGTGCGTCGGGGACTCGTGGCCTCACGTGCGGAGGCGCGCGCGGCGATCGATGCCGGACGGATCACGGTGGACGGGGCGCCGGCGTGGAAGCCGACGACGCTGGTCGACCCGGCCCAGGCCGTGGTCGTGTCCGGGCCACCTCGCCGGTACGTCAGCCGGGGCGGCGACAAGCTGGAAGCCGCCCTCGATGGCTTCGGGGTCGACCCCGCCGGACGGCGCTGTCTGGACGTCGGTGCGTCCACCGGCGGGTTCACGGACTGCCTGCTGCAGCGGGGCGCCGCTCACGTCGTCGCGGTGGACGTGGGGTACGGGCAGCTGCACCAGCGGCTGCGCCGCGACGAGCGGGTCACGGTGATGGAGCGCACCAACGCCCGCGATCTCACCCGGGACGACATCCCCGCTCCCTCGCCTGATCTGGTTGTGGCGGACCTGTCGTTCATCTCGCTGACCCTCGTCCTACCTGCCCTGCGAGCGGTCGCATGCGAGGGCGCTGAAGCGGTGGTGCTGGTCAAACCGCAGTTCGAGGCTGGCCGCGACCAGGTCGGCAAGGGGGGTGTCGTCCGCGACCCCGACGTCTGGGCGCGCACCATCCAGCGTGTTGCCCGCGCCGCCACGGCGCTAGGGTGGGCTCCCGCCGGGGTGGCGCCGTCGCCACTCACCGGACCGGCTGGCAACGTCGAGTTCCTCCTGCACCTCGTGCCTGACCTGGGGACCACCGACGGCCTGGAGGAGCGCATCGATGCCGCCGTGCGGCAGGCCACCGCCCGCTGA
- a CDS encoding pyrimidine reductase family protein → MPRIHPDVHDETLDELYTELAFPPPATDRPYVYLDMVASVDGAATAQGRTGPLGGEADRVAFSRLREWCDVILVGASTVRIEDYGPPRPSDAARMRRRSRGLGPVPRLVVVTATLSLNPAARLFADPARQPLVLVPEDADPARRAALAEVAEVSGVGHGRVDLVAALRALRASGVRYVLCEGGPTLNGELLAAGLVDELFLTISPRLVGSSAYRIVQGPLPGAPQPIELREVREHGGELLLRYGLTPGR, encoded by the coding sequence GTGCCGCGAATCCATCCCGACGTCCACGACGAGACGCTCGACGAGCTGTACACGGAGCTGGCCTTCCCGCCACCAGCGACCGATCGGCCTTACGTCTACCTCGACATGGTGGCGAGCGTCGACGGTGCCGCGACGGCGCAGGGTCGGACCGGGCCGCTCGGCGGCGAGGCCGACCGTGTGGCGTTCTCGCGTCTACGCGAGTGGTGTGACGTGATCCTGGTTGGCGCGTCGACCGTCCGTATCGAGGACTACGGCCCACCCCGACCGAGCGACGCTGCTCGGATGCGCCGGCGCAGCCGCGGCCTCGGGCCGGTCCCCCGCCTGGTGGTCGTCACCGCGACCCTGTCGTTGAACCCGGCTGCGCGTCTGTTCGCCGATCCGGCGCGGCAACCGCTCGTCCTGGTTCCCGAGGACGCCGACCCGGCCAGGCGGGCAGCGCTCGCCGAGGTGGCGGAGGTCAGCGGGGTCGGGCACGGTCGCGTCGACCTGGTGGCGGCGTTGCGGGCGCTGCGGGCCAGCGGGGTCCGCTACGTGTTGTGCGAGGGCGGACCGACACTCAACGGGGAGCTGCTGGCCGCCGGCCTGGTCGACGAGCTGTTCCTGACGATCTCACCGCGGCTGGTTGGGTCGTCGGCGTACCGGATCGTGCAGGGACCGCTGCCTGGCGCCCCGCAGCCGATCGAACTGCGGGAGGTGCGTGAGCACGGCGGCGAGCTGCTGTTGCGGTACGGCCTCACACCGGGTCGCTAG
- a CDS encoding cation diffusion facilitator family transporter — protein MAQRHRLPAAGGVAGIRHRQRRALVVALVANGSFLVVEFVGGLLFRSLALLADAAHMLSDVAALTIALVAQRLIERPATNRHSFGLQRAEVLGAQANGLVLFAASAWILYEAVRRIGAPQEVRGGGLVAVAAAGLVVNLASAYALHRVRDHSLNIRGALAHLLADAVGSVGALLAGVAVVLWRANWVDPAVSMGVALLVLWSAYRLLRETTHVLLEGTPQHLDIDELQAAMLEHAGVEAVHHLHVWSIASDVPSLSAHVVLREELSLHDAQILGDELRARLENDFGIGHTTLELECHVCGPEADDELLL, from the coding sequence GTGGCGCAGCGTCACCGTCTGCCCGCCGCGGGCGGTGTGGCCGGGATCCGCCACCGTCAGCGGCGTGCGCTGGTCGTGGCGCTGGTCGCCAACGGATCCTTCCTCGTGGTGGAGTTCGTCGGCGGTTTGCTGTTCCGTTCGCTGGCGCTCCTGGCAGACGCCGCGCACATGCTGTCCGACGTGGCCGCGCTGACGATCGCACTGGTGGCCCAGCGCCTGATCGAACGTCCGGCGACCAACCGGCACAGCTTCGGACTGCAGCGCGCGGAGGTCCTCGGCGCGCAGGCCAACGGGCTGGTGCTGTTCGCCGCGTCCGCGTGGATCCTGTACGAGGCTGTCCGCCGCATCGGCGCGCCACAGGAGGTCCGAGGAGGCGGTCTGGTGGCGGTCGCCGCGGCAGGCCTGGTGGTCAACCTCGCGTCGGCGTACGCCTTGCACCGGGTGCGCGACCACAGTCTCAACATCCGCGGGGCTCTGGCGCACCTGCTGGCCGATGCCGTGGGGTCGGTCGGGGCGCTCCTGGCGGGGGTCGCGGTCGTCTTGTGGCGGGCCAACTGGGTCGACCCGGCCGTGTCCATGGGCGTCGCGCTGCTGGTGCTGTGGTCGGCGTACCGGCTCCTGCGCGAGACGACGCACGTCCTGCTCGAGGGAACACCCCAGCACCTGGACATCGACGAACTGCAGGCCGCGATGCTCGAACACGCGGGGGTCGAGGCGGTGCACCACCTGCACGTGTGGAGCATCGCGTCCGACGTGCCGTCGCTGTCGGCGCACGTCGTGCTCCGTGAGGAGCTCAGCCTCCACGACGCCCAGATCCTTGGCGACGAGCTCCGAGCCCGCCTCGAGAACGACTTCGGGATCGGGCACACCACCCTCGAGCTCGAGTGCCACGTCTGCGGGCCAGAAGCCGACGACGAGCTGTTGTTGTAG
- a CDS encoding RimK/LysX family protein — protein sequence MPTREPTPVLGWKEQASLPGWGIRRLRVKLDTGARSSAVHVRDLTVVGHHVVDGRELPILRFAVMLGRDRHARRRIVTAPAVGFRRVRDTGARAERRPVVRTRVVCGPLDRITDITVTDRTGMNFRMILGRSTLEGYLVDPGRGYRSTPAPPRRSAVEPQRRTPPRAVLPPPRRPPGDHPSVPDRKRHR from the coding sequence GTGCCCACACGTGAGCCGACGCCTGTCCTGGGATGGAAGGAGCAGGCGTCGCTGCCCGGGTGGGGGATCCGACGCCTGCGTGTCAAGCTCGACACCGGCGCGCGCAGCAGCGCCGTCCACGTCCGAGATCTCACCGTCGTTGGCCACCACGTCGTGGACGGCCGCGAGTTACCGATCCTGCGTTTCGCGGTCATGCTGGGGCGCGACCGCCACGCCCGTCGGCGCATCGTCACGGCCCCGGCCGTCGGTTTCCGCCGCGTCCGTGACACCGGCGCCAGGGCCGAGCGTCGTCCGGTCGTGCGAACCCGGGTCGTGTGCGGGCCCCTGGACCGCATCACCGACATCACCGTCACCGACCGGACCGGGATGAACTTCCGCATGATCCTGGGCAGGAGCACCCTTGAGGGCTACCTCGTCGATCCGGGGCGCGGGTACCGGTCCACGCCAGCACCACCACGCAGATCAGCGGTCGAGCCGCAACGCCGCACGCCGCCGCGCGCGGTGCTTCCGCCACCGCGCCGCCCCCCTGGCGACCACCCCAGCGTTCCCGACCGGAAGAGACACCGGTGA
- a CDS encoding rhomboid family intramembrane serine protease produces MVLPVGDRNPTRRTPVVTVTLIAVNVAIFFAFNAQLPQAQLQCFIFRWAAIPVELLRLQSLDPSVVPADAPACLPAALAAKNVFLSALTSMFLHGSIWHLGFNMLFLWIFGNNVEDEVGHGTYLLFYLLGGLVSVYVFALLNPTAIVPLLGASGAIAAVLGGYFVLHPRARVQTYVPFPLYLLAWVIPRARILGFFFFFAIVDLPAWLVLGVWFATQLLALNEAAGGPVAYEAHVAGFIAGVAGTLVLRSLGATRTTPTPG; encoded by the coding sequence ATGGTGCTCCCGGTCGGCGACCGCAACCCGACCCGGCGCACACCGGTGGTGACCGTGACGCTGATCGCGGTCAACGTCGCCATCTTCTTCGCGTTCAACGCGCAGCTCCCACAGGCGCAGCTGCAGTGCTTCATCTTCCGCTGGGCCGCCATCCCGGTGGAACTTCTGCGCCTGCAATCGCTGGACCCGTCGGTGGTCCCAGCCGACGCCCCGGCGTGTCTCCCGGCGGCCTTGGCCGCCAAGAACGTGTTCCTGTCGGCGCTGACGTCGATGTTCCTGCACGGCAGCATCTGGCACCTGGGATTCAACATGCTGTTCCTGTGGATCTTCGGGAACAACGTCGAGGACGAGGTCGGCCACGGCACCTACCTGCTGTTCTACCTGTTGGGCGGCCTGGTGTCGGTGTACGTGTTCGCGTTGTTGAACCCGACCGCGATCGTTCCACTGCTGGGGGCGTCGGGAGCGATCGCCGCCGTGCTCGGCGGGTACTTCGTCCTGCACCCGAGAGCGCGCGTCCAGACCTACGTGCCCTTCCCGCTGTACCTGCTGGCCTGGGTGATCCCACGCGCGCGCATCCTGGGTTTCTTCTTCTTCTTCGCGATCGTGGACCTGCCAGCCTGGCTGGTCCTGGGGGTCTGGTTCGCGACGCAGCTTCTGGCGCTCAACGAGGCCGCCGGAGGCCCGGTGGCGTACGAGGCGCACGTCGCCGGGTTCATCGCCGGCGTCGCGGGCACGCTGGTCCTGCGGTCGCTGGGGGCCACCCGGACCACACCGACTCCCGGCTAG
- a CDS encoding DUF1015 domain-containing protein, translating into MVDLAPFRGVRYTPSHDLADVTAPPYDAIDPGLSHRLHQRSAVNVVRLERAEPHGRDRAGRDRYELAADTYRSWLEAGVVARDPGPALYVYEQQYMESGEQRHQRGVLAALRLVPWGSGEVLPHEHIFRPPVEDRLRLLAALPVNTSPIYVLARAEPAEVTTVLDEVSAGRADAVFTDPEEGVTHRLWVVADSDVTAAVRAGYAPARVLMADGHHRYTGALQHHDTRPGPGTGRILAYVVGPGGGTDRAGPVVRAMHRLVRRLAPDARRRLAEVGARLVPVADEDANPRRIVAVLDERPTARFGLLTRQERTLVEFDDVAAEALVPRELPAEVRHLDVAVLQAVLSGPLEVDQAQGVRYTPDAQAAAEEIMAGDADALFVLRPVTVSHVRAVADAGARMPPKTTSFFPKPRTGLVLRPLE; encoded by the coding sequence GTGGTGGACCTCGCGCCCTTCCGGGGGGTCCGGTACACACCAAGCCACGATCTGGCCGACGTCACCGCCCCGCCGTACGACGCGATCGACCCGGGCCTGTCACACCGGCTGCACCAGCGCAGTGCGGTCAACGTGGTCCGCTTGGAGCGCGCCGAGCCCCACGGGCGCGATCGTGCCGGCCGCGACCGCTACGAGCTGGCGGCGGACACCTACCGCAGCTGGCTCGAGGCAGGCGTTGTCGCCCGCGATCCCGGTCCGGCCCTGTACGTCTACGAGCAGCAGTACATGGAAAGCGGCGAGCAACGCCACCAGCGGGGCGTCCTGGCCGCGCTCCGCCTGGTGCCGTGGGGATCGGGTGAGGTCCTGCCACACGAGCACATCTTCCGGCCGCCGGTCGAGGATCGGCTGCGGCTCCTGGCAGCCCTGCCGGTCAATACCTCCCCCATCTACGTCCTGGCTCGGGCCGAACCTGCTGAGGTCACAACCGTGCTCGATGAGGTCAGCGCAGGGCGCGCCGACGCGGTGTTCACCGATCCCGAGGAGGGCGTGACCCACCGGCTGTGGGTCGTCGCCGACAGCGACGTGACGGCGGCGGTCCGAGCAGGCTACGCACCGGCACGCGTGCTGATGGCTGACGGCCACCACCGCTACACCGGCGCGTTGCAGCACCACGACACGCGACCCGGGCCCGGCACCGGGCGCATCCTGGCCTATGTGGTGGGTCCGGGCGGCGGCACCGATCGCGCCGGGCCGGTGGTGCGGGCGATGCACCGCCTGGTCCGCCGGCTCGCGCCGGACGCCCGACGCCGACTCGCCGAGGTCGGGGCGCGGCTGGTCCCGGTCGCGGATGAAGACGCCAACCCCCGGCGGATCGTCGCCGTGCTCGACGAGCGGCCAACGGCCAGGTTCGGGCTACTGACCCGTCAGGAGCGAACGCTCGTCGAGTTCGACGATGTCGCCGCTGAGGCGCTGGTGCCACGGGAGCTGCCGGCCGAGGTGCGCCATCTCGACGTCGCCGTCCTTCAGGCCGTGCTCAGCGGCCCGCTGGAGGTGGATCAAGCCCAAGGGGTGCGCTACACCCCGGATGCTCAAGCCGCCGCCGAAGAGATCATGGCGGGAGACGCCGACGCACTGTTCGTGCTCCGACCGGTGACGGTGAGCCACGTTCGCGCGGTGGCCGACGCCGGGGCGCGGATGCCTCCCAAGACGACGTCGTTCTTCCCCAAACCACGCACCGGGCTGGTGCTGCGACCGTTGGAATAA
- a CDS encoding MBL fold metallo-hydrolase, with amino-acid sequence MNDDVSRTRVEHFADDVVGIDTMTGGMTQVTAGYLLPAPRPTLIECGPALSIEHVVAALHEIGLDPSDLAYLVVTHIHLDHAGGAGDIAAAFPSATIVVSEVGAPHLHDPEKLNESSRRVYGEVMDRVYGACTPIEGDRLLAVADGDTLELGGGRTLELLYTPGHAKHHIGIFDHATGAIFAGDSVGVKLPGMRELRPATPPPDFQLEAATRSLSRYLERDLTRLYLAHYGPLDPPVDALQDAIQRLHLWAATAEAAYQEHDELDHVTETLVQRFADEVDPGLVPGDPHAEERVQLLSGFRSNAAGFLRYFRRRDEGTLTPVG; translated from the coding sequence GTGAACGACGACGTCTCGCGCACGCGGGTGGAGCACTTCGCCGACGACGTCGTCGGCATCGACACGATGACCGGCGGGATGACGCAGGTCACCGCTGGGTACCTGTTGCCCGCGCCGCGCCCGACGCTGATCGAGTGCGGACCGGCGCTGTCGATCGAGCACGTGGTCGCCGCGCTGCACGAGATCGGCCTCGATCCCAGCGACCTGGCATACCTGGTCGTCACCCACATCCACCTCGACCACGCCGGCGGGGCCGGTGACATCGCCGCGGCGTTCCCGTCGGCGACCATCGTCGTGAGCGAGGTCGGCGCTCCCCACCTGCACGACCCCGAGAAGCTCAACGAGTCGTCGCGGCGCGTCTACGGCGAGGTCATGGACCGCGTCTACGGCGCCTGCACCCCGATCGAGGGCGACCGGCTCCTGGCGGTTGCAGACGGGGACACGTTGGAACTCGGCGGTGGCCGCACGCTGGAGCTTCTGTACACCCCCGGCCACGCCAAGCACCACATCGGCATCTTCGACCACGCGACCGGCGCGATCTTCGCCGGGGACTCGGTCGGGGTGAAGCTGCCGGGGATGCGTGAGCTGCGCCCCGCGACCCCGCCTCCGGATTTCCAGTTGGAGGCGGCGACGCGGTCGCTGAGCCGCTACCTCGAGCGGGACCTCACCCGCCTGTACCTGGCGCACTACGGCCCTCTCGACCCGCCCGTGGACGCATTACAGGACGCCATCCAGCGGCTGCATCTGTGGGCGGCGACCGCCGAGGCCGCCTACCAGGAGCACGACGAGCTCGACCACGTCACCGAGACGTTGGTGCAGCGCTTCGCCGACGAGGTCGACCCGGGGCTCGTCCCCGGCGATCCGCACGCCGAGGAACGGGTCCAGCTGCTGTCGGGGTTCCGCTCGAACGCTGCCGGGTTCCTGCGGTACTTCCGCCGACGCGACGAGGGCACGCTGACCCCGGTCGGGTGA